The following coding sequences lie in one Zingiber officinale cultivar Zhangliang chromosome 2B, Zo_v1.1, whole genome shotgun sequence genomic window:
- the LOC122047615 gene encoding transcription factor bHLH115-like encodes MSADSIDDYWIDAGGSDGELRCAIESFCGMPPHAAAEVGCEEACAADGCAVESSRKRVRDGSCTGPKSKACREKIRRDKLNDRFSELSSILDPGRPPKSDKASILSDAVCVLTQLKAEAEELKKSNEKLQAVIKDLKVEKHELRDEKMKLKADKEKLEQQIKALSMPPASYIPHPLAFHPDAAAAPAAFALPCVQAPPNKPAHFAAYPGMAMWQWLPPAVMDTTQDTKLWPPHA; translated from the exons ATGTCTGCCGACTCCATCGACGATTACTGGATCGACGCCGGCGGATCGGACGGCGAGCTGCGGTGCGCGATCGAGAGCTTCTGCGGCATGCCGCCTCACGCCGCCGCCGA GGTGGGATGCGAGGAGGCTTGCGCAGCTGATGGTTGTGCCGTCGAAAGCTCGAGGAAGAG GGTAAGAGATGGCTCATGCACTGGGCCTAAGTCGAAAGCTTGTCGTGAAAAAATACGGCGGGATAAGTTGAATGACAG GTTCTCAGAGCTGTCTTCGATCTTGGACCCTGGTAGACCTCCTAAGTCTGACAAAGCATCTATTCTGAGCGATGCGGTTTGTGTTTTGACGCAGTTAAAAGCTGAAGCAGAAGAACTAAAGAAGTCAAATGAAAAACTCCAAGCTGTGATCAAGGATCTAAAG GTGGAGAAACATGAGCTTCGAGACGAGAAGATGAAACTGAAGGCCGACAAAGAGAAGCTAGAACAACAAATCAAGGCTCTGAGCATGCCTCCAGCAAGCTACATCCCTCATCCACTCGCATTCCATCCTGATGCTGCCGCTGCCCCAGCTGCATTTGCTCTGCCTTGCGTCCAGGCCCCTCCAAACAAGCCAGCACACTTCGCGGCTTACCCTGGCATGGCTATGTGGCAGTGGCTTCCGCCTGCCGTCATGGATACCACACAAGACACCAAGCTTTGGCCTCCTCATGCTTAA
- the LOC122047620 gene encoding probable adenylate kinase 6, chloroplastic — MAARTRLMRRATARNVREAVRWMSSSEISDSDMRCRPSVSHKGSSSSSSDPGLRSVQWVFLGCPGVGKGTYASRLSRLVSVPHIATGDLVRDELASSGPLSKQLAEIVNQGHLVSDEIIINLLSKRLEDGVNKGESGFILDGFPRTTRQAEILGGVTEIDLVVNLRLREDILLTKCLGRRICSQCGGNFNVASIDIKGENGRPDIIMAPILPPEHCMSKLITRADDTREVVKERLRVYHEMSEPVEEFYRKRGKLLEFELPGGISESWPKLLQALKLNNLGEEQSAAA; from the exons ATGGCGGCCCGGACCCGCCTGATGAGACGCGCGACCGCGCGCAACGTACGCGAGGCGGTGAGGTGGATGTCGTCGTCGGAGATTTCCGATTCGGACATGAGGTGTCGCCCGAGCGTTTCCCACAAGGGATCCTCGTCTTCGTCGAGCGATCCCGGGTTGCGGAGCGTGCAGTGGGTCTTCCTAGGGTGCCCGGGCGTCGGGAAGGGGACCTATGCCAGTCGCCTCTCTCGGCTCGTCAGCGTGCCTCACATCGCCACAGGGGATCTCGTCAGGGACGAGCTCGCCTCCTCTGGACCTCTCTCTAAACAG CTTGCGGAAATTGTGAATCAAGGACATTTAGTGTCTGATGAGATTATCATCAATCTCTTATCCAAGCGTCTAGAAGATGGAGTAAATAAAGGTGAATCAGGATTTATTCTTGATGGTTTTCCTCGAACAACACGACAAGCA GAAATTCTAGGGGGAGTAACAGAAATTGACCTGGTTGTCAACCTGAGACTCAGAGAAGATATACTGCTCACAAAGTGTCTCGGGAGAAGAATTTGCAGCCAATGTGGGGGTAACTTTAATGTTGCCTCCATTGATATCAAGGGAGAAAATGGGAGACCAGATATAATTATGGCTCCAATTTTGCCTCCCGAACATTGTATGTCAAAGCTCATTACTCGAGCAGATGACACTAGAGAGGTGGTGAAAGAACGGTTGCGCGTATACCATGAAATG AGCGAACCCGTAGAAGAGTTCTATCGCAAGCGCGGGAAGCTCTTGGAGTTCGAGCTGCCTGGAGGAATCTCTGAATCTTGGCCGAAGCTATTGCAAGCTCTGAAACTCAACAACCTTGGCGAGGAGCAATCAGCTGCAGCATGA
- the LOC122047617 gene encoding putative 4-hydroxy-4-methyl-2-oxoglutarate aldolase 2, whose protein sequence is MSALPLATAEACDANVHLILNGELRALQPIFQIYGRRQVFSGPIVTLKVFEDNVLIREFLEERGNGRVLVVDGGGSMRCAILGGNPVQQAQNNGWAGIVVNGCIRDVDEINGCDIGVRALGSHPMKANKKGFGERHAAVNIAGTRICDGEWLYADSDGILISRTEISI, encoded by the coding sequence ATGTCTGCTTTACCATTAGCAACTGCTGAAGCATGCGATGCCAATGTACATTTAATCCTGAACGGCGAGCTCCGGGCCCTCCAACCAATCTTCCAAATCTATGGCCGGAGGCAGGTCTTCTCCGGTCCCATCGTCACTCTCAAGGTCTTTGAGGACAATGTCCTCATCCGTGAGTTCCTCGAGGAGAGAGGCAACGGCCGTGTTCTCGTTGTCGACGGAGGAGGAAGCATGCGTTGCGCCATCTTGGGAGGTAACCCGGTTCAGCAGGCACAGAACAACGGCTGGGCCGGTATCGTGGTCAACGGTTGCATCAGGGATGTGGACGAGATCAACGGGTGCGACATCGGTGTGAGGGCCTTGGGCTCTCACCCCATGAAAGCAAACAAAAAGGGGTTCGGGGAGAGGCACGCAGCGGTTAACATCGCCGGGACGAGGATCTGTGACGGCGAGTGGCTCTACGCAGACAGTGACGGCATTTTGATTTCCAGGACTGAAATCTCTATATGA
- the LOC122047618 gene encoding plant UBX domain-containing protein 7-like isoform X2 codes for MDPLLPSLEERQLLVSSFLQIVVGQTTAIATQFLQEARWNLHDAIRLFFYVKDSGGVSSHSMPPPTNGNLSELESSIGNISFVRDDPVDEARPSSLARLQSGQVVAPCNDDSVSRRSAVRGSKESAPSTVSLPFPEKGSTANHMSLCQKRPREYDSVFTNIQDTEDPSKRQCLLDNEPNRDKNGGAFSSGKLAHRILPEEPKDTKEVCRIRIRLPDDGRFIQRNFLRTDPIELLWPFCSSLLENGQGHGRGFHFTQAIPGASKNLEYNSNLTFEEAGLSDWVVTLVLD; via the exons ATGGATCCCCTCCTCCCATCGTTGGAGGAGCGTCAGCTTCTGGTCTCGTCCTTTCTCCAGATTGTCGTCGGCCAGACGACCGCCATCGCCACTCAATTCCTTCAA GAAGCAAGATGGAATCTTCACGACGCTATTCGACTATTCTTCTATGTCAAAGACAGCGGTGGGGTTTCATCGCATTCCATGCCTCCGCCGACCAATGGAAATCTCAG TGAACTGGAGAGCTCTATTGGCAACATAAGTTTTGTGCGAGATGATCCAGTGGATGAAGCTCGACCTTCGTCGTTAGCTAG GCTTCAATCAGGTCAAGTGGTTGCACCCTGCAATGATGATTCAGTATCAAGACGATCTGCTGTGCGGGGATCAAAAGAAAGTGCACCGTCAACG GTTTCTCTTCCATTTCCAGAGAAAGGTTCAACGGCGAATCATATGTCTCTCTGTCAGAAACGTCCAAGAGAATATGATTCTGTGTTCACGAACATACAAG ACACTGAGGATCCTTCTAAGAGGCAATGCCTACTCGACAATGAACCTAACCGGGATAAAAATGGTGGCGCCTTCTCAAGTGGAAAGCTGGCACATCGTATTCTCCCGGAAGAACCGAAGGATACAAAAGAAGTTTGTAGAATTCGGATTCGTCTCCCTGATGATGGGCGTTTTATTCAGAGGAACTTTCTTCGAACTGACCCAATAGAG CTTTTGTGGCCTTTCTGTTCTTCGCTTCTAGAGAATGGGCAAGGCCACGGCCGCGGTTTCCACTTCACTCAAGCCATTCCCGGTGCATCGAAAAACCTAGAATACAATAGCAACCTAACTTTCGAAGAAGCGGGGTTATCAGATTGGGTGGTTACCTTGGTTTTGGATTGA
- the LOC122049634 gene encoding ATP-dependent Clp protease adapter protein CLPS2, chloroplastic-like translates to MAISSRGAVNFFLAMPVPCPPSLPISTSYASPIKRMVGVRLGAAITGPISVIAGFGDSKGGSGLLERPTFDLSQFDAVPQVQEGGDIGRLTTRRGVGRGDNYKVLLIDDQKHTEKLVKNVLPQVVPSVTSDLARELFHESREMGAALVIITVKEHAEFYAHMMTLHGLRSAIEADSNLET, encoded by the exons ATGGCGATTAGCTCCAGAGGCGCCGTCAACTTCTTCCTCGCCATGCCCGTTCCTTGCCCTCCTTCTCTCCCCATTTCCACCTCCTACGCTTCCCCGATCAAGCGAATGGTCGGCGTGAGGTTGGGCGCCGCCATTACCGGTCCGATCTCTGTGATCGCAGGTTTTGGGGATTCGAAGGGAGGATCTGGTCTCTTGGAGCGACCTACCTTCGATCTGTCCCAGTTCGATGCCGTTCCTCAAGTCCAGGAAG GTGGGGATATCGGTCGGCTTACTACAAGGAGGGGAGTGGGAAGAGGAGACAACTATAAAGTTCTGCTTATTGACGACCAAAAGCACACTGAAAAACTTG TCAAAAATGTGTTGCCACAAGTTGTTCCTTCAGTTACTTCCGATCTCGCTAGGGAGCTCTTTCATGAATCGCGGGAGATGGGCGCCGCATTGGTTATCATTACTGTCAAG GAGCATGCGGAATTCTACGCCCACATGATGACCCTTCATGGATTGCGATCAGCAATAGAAGCAGATTCCAACTTGGAAACATGA
- the LOC122047618 gene encoding plant UBX domain-containing protein 7-like isoform X1: protein MDPLLPSLEERQLLVSSFLQIVVGQTTAIATQFLQVRRLCAKEARWNLHDAIRLFFYVKDSGGVSSHSMPPPTNGNLSELESSIGNISFVRDDPVDEARPSSLARLQSGQVVAPCNDDSVSRRSAVRGSKESAPSTVSLPFPEKGSTANHMSLCQKRPREYDSVFTNIQDTEDPSKRQCLLDNEPNRDKNGGAFSSGKLAHRILPEEPKDTKEVCRIRIRLPDDGRFIQRNFLRTDPIELLWPFCSSLLENGQGHGRGFHFTQAIPGASKNLEYNSNLTFEEAGLSDWVVTLVLD from the exons ATGGATCCCCTCCTCCCATCGTTGGAGGAGCGTCAGCTTCTGGTCTCGTCCTTTCTCCAGATTGTCGTCGGCCAGACGACCGCCATCGCCACTCAATTCCTTCAAGTACGCCGGCTTTGTGCAAAA GAAGCAAGATGGAATCTTCACGACGCTATTCGACTATTCTTCTATGTCAAAGACAGCGGTGGGGTTTCATCGCATTCCATGCCTCCGCCGACCAATGGAAATCTCAG TGAACTGGAGAGCTCTATTGGCAACATAAGTTTTGTGCGAGATGATCCAGTGGATGAAGCTCGACCTTCGTCGTTAGCTAG GCTTCAATCAGGTCAAGTGGTTGCACCCTGCAATGATGATTCAGTATCAAGACGATCTGCTGTGCGGGGATCAAAAGAAAGTGCACCGTCAACG GTTTCTCTTCCATTTCCAGAGAAAGGTTCAACGGCGAATCATATGTCTCTCTGTCAGAAACGTCCAAGAGAATATGATTCTGTGTTCACGAACATACAAG ACACTGAGGATCCTTCTAAGAGGCAATGCCTACTCGACAATGAACCTAACCGGGATAAAAATGGTGGCGCCTTCTCAAGTGGAAAGCTGGCACATCGTATTCTCCCGGAAGAACCGAAGGATACAAAAGAAGTTTGTAGAATTCGGATTCGTCTCCCTGATGATGGGCGTTTTATTCAGAGGAACTTTCTTCGAACTGACCCAATAGAG CTTTTGTGGCCTTTCTGTTCTTCGCTTCTAGAGAATGGGCAAGGCCACGGCCGCGGTTTCCACTTCACTCAAGCCATTCCCGGTGCATCGAAAAACCTAGAATACAATAGCAACCTAACTTTCGAAGAAGCGGGGTTATCAGATTGGGTGGTTACCTTGGTTTTGGATTGA
- the LOC122047616 gene encoding uncharacterized protein LOC122047616 yields the protein METTTNNGSQQKSIGSSFSHPSMVSFQPGTVDSSTEMVNGYIPTFDGNSSMASIFMCAGSGVINHMDTATQAQYTPGSVLQELMPRFTNVSGSPAYWSPGEVDILNRGLISFASESSIQQYSKIAAMLPQKTIRDVALRCQWIINKENVKRRKTGEYYASKMMKDTKERMTGIPSASTSMAPDLLTMHHLNIHDQLLSEEMKSILIKNETCLRAIAQNLEGGMMQNNLSLFRYMRNNIATAENRINTLPRGMNQLPGSLKQIPPIPVSANDELLSSLIPLNKHVIYTTPGGSSSNLQSDPTCYRPPNTG from the exons ATGGAGACTACTACTAACAATGGTTCTCAGCAAAAAAGTATAGGTTCTTCATTTAGTCATCCTAGCATGGTCTCTTTCCAGCCAGGAACAGTAGATAGCTCAACAGAGATGGTTAATGGTTACATACCCACTTTTGATGGAAACAGTAGCATGGCCAGCATTTTTATGTGCGCTGGCTCTGGTGTGATCAATCACATGGATACAGCAACTCAAGCTCAGTACACTCCTGGATCTGTTCTTCAGGAACTGATGCCTAGGTTTACAAATGTTTCTGGTTCACCTGCGTATTGGTCCCCAGGAGAAGTTGATATATTAAACAGAGGCCTCATAAG CTTTGCAAGTGAATCGAGTATACAACAGTACTCCAAGATAGCTGCTATGCTGCCTCAGAAGACTATACGGGATGTTGCTTTGAGATGTCAATGGATTATT AACAAGGAAAATGTAAAAAGGAGGAAGACAGGAGAATATTATGCATCAAAAATGATGAAAGACACGAAG GAAAGGATGACAGGCATTCCCTCAGCAAGTACTTCTATGGCTCCTGATCTACTAACAATGCATCATTTGAACATCCATGATCAACTTCTATCTGAAG AAATGAAGAGTATTCTCATAAAAAATGAAACATGTCTAAGAGCAATTGCACAAAATCTTGAGGGAGGCATG ATGCAAAACAACTTAAGTTTGTTCCGTTATATGAGAAACAACATTGCCACCGCGGAGAATAG AATAAATACTCTACCTAGAGGAATGAACCAACTTCCTGGGTCATTGAAACAAATACCTCCTATTCCAGTATCCGCAAACGATGAGCTTCTCAGCAGCCTCATACCTCTGAATAAACAT GTTATCTACACCACACCTGGTGGAAGCAGCAGTAACTTGCAGTCGGATCCAACATGCTACAGACCTCCTAATACAGGTTGA